One region of Lytechinus pictus isolate F3 Inbred chromosome 8, Lp3.0, whole genome shotgun sequence genomic DNA includes:
- the LOC135154981 gene encoding uncharacterized protein LOC135154981: MSAITIYCHLSGRPPAPVILEDETQGRYGRFHTLVWSPYSETESDNSQLTDIPISRYLIQYQRQDVEKISNSRELDEINEVSVRWPDEALSAAPGRHGSFVLENLIENSSYVGLLCPGNDYGLGDCTPFTFTTSDVVEKRPPEPISEIECVGAGPCKGVWLPNTAAVRDSHVTMVTISTGFIVWLLMTSL; the protein is encoded by the exons atgaGTGCCATTACCATTTATTGTCACCTGTCAGGTCGCCCTCCAGCTCCAGTGATACTGGAGGATGAAACACAAGGTCGCTATGGTCGTTTTCACACCTTGGTATGGTCTCCATACTCGGAAACAGAAAGCGATAACTCCCAGCTGACTGATATTCCTATATCACGATACCTCATCCAATATCAACGACAAGATGTAGAG AAAATCTCAAACTCGCGGGAACTCGATGAAATCAATGAAGTGTCTGTGAGATGGCCCGACGAGGCCCTTTCAGCAGCACCGGGCAGACACGGGTCGTTTGTCCTGGAGAACCTGATTGAGAATAGCTCCTACGTGGGTCTGCTTTGTCCTGGGAACGACTACGGTCTGGGAGATTGTACCCCTTTCACTTTCACGACGTCAGACG TTGTAGAAAAACGTCCACCGGAACCTATTTCTGAAATTGAATGCGTTG GTGCAGGTCCATGTAAGGGGGTGTGGCTTCCGAATACGGCTGCTGTGAGAGATTcacatgttaccatggttacaataTCAACAGGCTTCATAGTTTGGTTATTGATGACATCATTATGA
- the LOC135154982 gene encoding uncharacterized protein LOC135154982, which translates to MRTSLQGKPLEIIQGIGTDYQAAWEQLDIMYGDPRNLADAIISDITKFKNLKDGEDARFIEFAGLVRRSYNTLKQINKEEDMNNSHMLALIERKLTNEDRKIWLRLQRSPTLKGLMDWMSEELQTRIRATASIREGRSDNRTKQGASIHQVMNQDKGNDVVRKQDFKCWHCKSNDHWIDKCQMIIRMSQPERYDLMKANRACFSCLKRASKEHRMTTCRRRRKCDQCPSYHHPLLHSTIEKRESTVDVASIGSSETLLPILSVKVRGTKGAVIGNCLLDSGSQVTLIRTEIAKTLNLEGDPIQVVITKVGGDRETADSKLYRVKLESLDTHKVIVVQAIGLDVINDNITGVNVRELARIFHLDKLYRGSGPIDLLIGADYAKLHLGNGKPRERGHLVAKRTPLGWVVFGGKPGQKGGNVLNVQVIRNPIDLQDFWTTESMGVACPDKEVDEQKFIIKACQKKGRQWLVPYPWQRNPKELPDNKVLVEKMLCATEKRLLKDAEHAKAYDNQIKEMVQMGFARKMTIEEMESYEGPVHYIPHHAVLRPEKKSTPIRIVFNSSSVYAGKCLNDFWMKGPDLLNNLFGVILRFRERSVAVCADISKMYHRVLIPESDQHVHRFLWRDLQVNRKPDTYVMQVVTFGDKPAPAMAQTALRLTAEEGRAQSPEAADVLKRDTYMDDICTSTDSIEQAKTLTKDIDMILADGGFKVKGWTSNIQLKGPEANEMEKTMMESLAEEKVLGVFWDREKDEFSYRVKVDKFIDKRLTKRIILSQVARIFDPIGYTAPFVIRAKIGLQQLWENGYDWDAVLPDECQMEWKRFFQEMEELKEVTFERCLTPKEAVGKPLLCIFSDASMHAFGACAYLRWEMDGGGYMTRFVAAKSRVAPLKPLTVPRLELQAAVLASRLYKTILEELRIEIEDVILMTDSTIALSWIRGRAKTFKTFVATRVGEIQTSTDPSKWRHISGESNIADVLSRGLKASELVGSWQRGPDFLQKSASDWPDEVKVREDLPDVEKERRNEKTVLNVSQSHHLIDYERFSNWRKLVRVAALVIKFVKKLKARRQNQEKETSIEITPTELDDGEKYIIRDVQNGMESRIKKGELKSLSPFIDDYGIIRVGGRIDKAITSFEQKHPALLPYGHHVSRLITRHVHETSHSGVAATMAKIRLKYWILHGHKLAKTVKYRCTKCRVFQHKTETQQMSDLPKERLAPSTPPFHFTSCDYFGPLTVKVGRNKTSKYYGVIFTCLNTRAVHLELAVDCSTMEFIQVLRRFFSIRGQPTMIMSDNGTQFIGAERELRKMTDGMSDNELKDFCAERGTTWKFVTPGAPHQNGCAESLVKSCKHALKRAIGDQVLSPFELYTCLVEVSNLVNQRPIGRLPTDPDDGSYISPNDMLLGRASGSVAQGPFLKTRNPRHRVELVQRIVYSFWQRWTRDVLPLLAPRRKWNVHRRNVCVGDVVMLADMNSVRSKWTIARVIEVYPGDDGKVRNVKVKTMNSEYRRPVTKLAVIYPVEGYED; encoded by the coding sequence GGCGTTGATAGAACGGAAGCTTACAAATGAAGATCGTAAGATTTGGTTACGTCTACAGAGGTCACCCACTTTAAAGGGCTTGATGGACTGGATGAGCGAGGAACTACAGACTCGCATTCGGGCGACTGCATCCATTCGAGAAGGAAGGTCAGATAACAGGACCAAGCAAGGTGCATCCATACACCAAGTTATGAACCAAGACAAAGGCAATGATGTGGTTCGTAAGCAGGACTTTAAGTGTTGGCACTGTAAATCCAATGATCACTGGATTGATAAGTGTCAAATGATTATCAGAATGAGCCAACCAGAAAGGTACGACTTGATGAAGGCGAACAGAGCGTGCTTTAGCTGTCTGAAGCGGGCCAGCAAGGAACACCGCATGACCACATGTAGACGAAGAAGGAAGTGCGACCAATGCCCCTCATATCATCATCCTTTGCTGCATTCAACAATCGAAAAAAGGGAGTCTACAGTGGACGTGGCAAGTATCGGATCAAGTGAGACTCTGTTACCAATACTGTCAGTCAAGGTTCGAGGTACGAAGGGAGCGGTCATTGGTAACTGTTTGTTGGACTCTGGGTCTCAAGTGACACTCATCAGGACGGAGATTGCAAAGACGCTTAATCTCGAGGGTGATCCAATCCAAGTCGTGATCACAAAAGTTGGCGGAGATAGAGAGACTGCTGATTCCAAGTTATATCGGGTTAAGCTTGAGTCTTTGGATACCCATAAAGTCATTGTGGTACAAGCTATCGGACTAGATGTCATCAACGATAACATCACAGGTGTTAATGTTAGAGAGTTAGCAAGGATTTTCCATCTTGACAAACTCTACAGAGGTTCTGGACCAATTGATCTACTCATCGGTGCCGACTATGCAAAACTTCATCTTGGGAATGGAAAGCCAAGAGAGAGAGGACATCTAGTTGCTAAGCGAACGCCACTAGGCTGGGTGGTGTTTGGTGGTAAACCAGGTCAGAAGGGTGGAAACGTACTCAATGTACAAGTAATCAGGAATCCCATTGATCTGCAGGATTTTTGGACGACAGAATCTATGGGAGTGGCCTGTCCAGATAAAGAGGTAGATGAACAGAAGTTTATCATCAAGGCTTGTCAGAAGAAAGGACGACAGTGGCTGGTTCCATATCCATGGCAGAGAAACCCAAAGGAACTGCCAGACAACAAGGTACTGGTGGAAAAAATGCTCTGTGCTACAGAGAAAAGGTTGCTGAAGGATGCCGAGCATGCCAAAGCCTATGATAATCAAATTAAGGAAATGGTACAGATGGGTTTCGCAAGGAAAATGACAATTGAGGAAATGGAGTCGTATGAAGGCCCTGTGCATTATATTCCTCATCATGCAGTGTTGCGACCGGAAAAGAAGAGCACACCGATAAGAATTGTCTTCAATTCCTCTTCAGTGTATGCTGGCAAGTGTCTCAACGACTTCTGGATGAAAGGCCCTGACCTCTTAAATAACTTGTTTGGAGTCATCCTACGTTTCCGGGAGAGGTCAGTAGCAGTTTGTGCAGATATCTCAAAAATGTACCACAGGGTGCTGATACCCGAGTCTGATCAGCACGTACACAGGTTTTTGTGGAGAGATTTGCAAGTGAACAGAAAGCCTGATACGTATGTGATGCAAGTCGTGACGTTTGGAGATAAGCCGGCTCCAGCAATGGCGCAGACAGCACTGAGACTCACTGCAGAAGAAGGCCGTGCTCAGTCTCCAGAGGCTGCAGATGTATTGAAAAGAGATACATACATGGATGACATCTGCACATCTACAGATTCGATAGAGCAAGCTAAAACCTTAACCAAGGACATTGACATGATTCTTGCTGATGGTGGGTTTAAGGTGAAAGGCTGGACTTCCAACATACAGCTAAAAGGTCCAGAGGCAAACGAAATGGAGAAAACTATGATGGAAAGTCTAGCAGAGGAGAAGGTGCTAGGAGTCTTCTGGGATAGAGAGAAGGATGAGTTCTCTTACAGAGTTAAAGTTGACAAGTTCATAGATAAGAGACTAACCAAGAGAATCATCCTCAGTCAGGTTGCCCGAATCTTCGATCCGATTGGCTATACAGCACCGTTTGTCATCCGGGCAAAAATTGGACTACAGCAACTATGGGAAAATGGCTATGACTGGGATGCAGTTCTTCCAGATGAATGTCAAATGGAATGGAAAAGATTCTTTCAAGAAATGGAAGAGCTCAAGGAGGTAACATTTGAAAGATGTCTGACTCCGAAAGAGGCAGTGGGTAAGCCGCTGCTCTGTATCTTCAGTGATGCTTCGATGCATGCCTTTGGAGCGTGTGCATACCTGAGGTGGGAAATGGATGGTGGAGGCTACATGACTAGATTTGTGGCAGCAAAATCACGAGTGGCACCACTCAAGCCACTAACAGTTCCACGCCTTGAGCTTCAGGCTGCAGTTCTTGCGAGTAGGTTATATAAGACGATATTGGAGGAGCTGAGGATTGAAATTGAGGATGTCATTTTAATGACAGACAGTACGATCGCCCTCTCGTGGATTAGAGGTAGGGCAAAAACCTTCAAGACGTTTGTTGCAACAAGAGTGGGAGAAATCCAGACCAGTACAGACCCCAGCAAATGGAGACACATCTCTGGAGAAAGCAACATAGCAGATGTGTTATCAAGAGGACTGAAGGCAAGTGAGCTGGTGGGGTCATGGCAACGGGGTCCAGACTTTCTTCAAAAGTCAGCATCTGATTGGCCCGACGAAGTCAAGGTTCGTGAGGACCTTCCTGATGTTGAGAAGGAGAGGCGTAACGAGAAGACAGTTCTAAATGTGTCTCAGAGTCATCATCTGATTGATTACGAGAGGTTCTCTAACTGGAGGAAACTGGTCAGAGTAGCAGCATTGGTGATAAAGTTTGTAAAGAAACTCAAGGCCAGACGGCAGAATCAGGAAAAAGAGACCAGTATAGAGATTACGCCCACAGAACTAGATGACGGAGAAAAGTACATCATCAGAGATGTACAAAATGGCATGGAGTCTCGGATCAAGAAAGGAGAGCTGAAGTCTTTGAGTCCATTCATTGATGACTACGGTATCATACGGGTTGGAGGCAGGATAGATAAAGCGATTACGTCATTTGAGCAGAAGCATCCTGCCCTGCTACCATATGGACATCATGTTTCAAGACTGATTACTCGTCATGTACATGAGACGAGTCACAGTGGAGTAGCTGCAACCATGGCAAAGATAAGACTGAAATACTGGATTCTTCATGGTCACAAACTTGCCAAGACAGTTAAGTATAGATGTACCAAGTGCAGAGTGTTTCAGCACAAGACAGAGACCCAACAGATGTCAGACCTACCAAAAGAGAGATTGGCCCCAAGTACACCACCATTCCACTTCACTTCATGTGATTATTTCGGGCCGCTAACGGTGAAAGTGGGACGTAACAAGACATCAAAATATTATGGGGTGATATTCACCTGCTTGAACACACGTGCTGTTCATCTGGAACTGGCAGTGGATTGTAGTACGATGGAATTCATTCAGGTGCTAAGACGTTTCTTCTCTATCAGAGGACAACCAACGATGATCATGAGCGACAATGGTACCCAGTTCATAGGTGCAGAACGAGAACTAAGGAAGATGACGGACGGAATGTCTGACAACGAGCTGAAGGACTTTTGTGCAGAGAGAGGCACTACATGGAAGTTTGTAACTCCTGGGGCACCACATCAAAACGGGTGCGCCGAATCTTTGGTCAAGAGCTGCAAGCATGCATTGAAAAGGGCGATAGGTGATCAAGTGTTGTCGCCTTTTGAACTGTATACATGCTTAGTGGAGGTATCGAATCTTGTCAACCAAAGACCTATCGGCCGACTTCCAACTGATCCAGACGATGGCAGCTATATCTCACCGAACGACATGCTTCTAGGACGAGCTTCGGGGAGCGTAGCGCAAGGCCCATTCTTGAAGACGCGAAATCCAAGACACAGAGTGGAACTGGTTCAGCGCATTGTATATTCTTTCTGGCAACGGTGGACAAGGGATGTCTTGCCACTGTTAGCTCCAAGAAGGAAGTGGAATGTTCATCGACGCAATGTCTGCGTTGGGGATGTAGTAATGCTTGCCGACATGAACTCTGTACGCAGCAAGTGGACAATCGCTCGCGTGATTGAAGTTTACCCAGGTGACGACGGTAAAGTGCGGAATGTGAAAGTAAAGACTATGAACTCTGAATATCGTCGTCCAGTAACCAAGTTAGCAGTAATCTACCCTGTTGAGGGATACGAAGATTAG
- the LOC129266895 gene encoding neural cell adhesion molecule 1-like, whose product MKKKKSPDHEYQVLYVQEGVSITLPCTYTPTNIDTVVNFYWYAKHAIKQAKSITLYANEEIKQGAEDVAGNYSLVYRKVNPAPSGSSNLTILSAHRDNPRIYKCRVSAPNCRFDRSFTVIVNFSATIQYIGPRRAPHWTPAEPGKITVNETDDVTLICYSRGEPPPFNSWAKTNHDGEVIYNITLSEKKSNGNLTLTNVSRTQSGIYRCQSSNTYGNDTTDVELEVQYAPEVLTYQTDIRAAPGEALSIVCNVTALPEPLDFYWLKDDVRIKDGDEDDEGSIPNA is encoded by the exons atgaagaagaagaaga GTCCAGATCATGAATACCAAGTTCTCTACGTCCAGGAAGGGGTTTCGATCACATTACCCTGTACCTATACACCTACAAACATCGATACGGTCGTTAATTTTTACTGGTATGCTAAGCATGCTATCAAGCAAG CCAAGTCCATAACGTTATATGCAAACGAAGAAATTAAGCAGGGAGCTGAAGATGTAGCGGGGAATTATTCGCTTGTTTACCGGAAGGTCAACCCGGCTCCCTCAGGCAGTTCGAACCTCACAATTTTGTCTGCACACCGAGACAATCCACGGATCTACAAGTGTCGGGTCTCGGCCCCGAATTGCAGATTCGATCGAAGTTTTACTGTCATCGTTAATT TTTCCGCCACTATCCAATATATTGGACCAAGAAGGGCGCCACATTGGACCCCCGCGGAGCCGGGTAAGATAACTGTCAACGAGACCGATGACGTCACGCTCATTTGCTATTCCAGAGGTGAACCACCGCCATTTAATTCCTGGGCTAAAACAAACCATGATGGAGAGGTCATATATAACATAACACTTTCAG AGAAGAAATCGAATGGAAATTTAACGTTAACTAACGTATCAAGAACGCAGAGTGGAATATATAGATGCCAGTCCAGTAACACATATGGAAATGATACGACAGATGTGGAACTTGAAGTACAAT ATGCCCCAGAAGTACTAACCTACCAAACTGACATCCGGGCTGCTCCTGGCGAGGCACTTTCAATTGTTTGTAACGTCACAGCTTTGCCCGAGCCTCTGGATTTCTATTGGTTAAAGGATGACGTCAGAATCAAAGATGGCGACGAAGATGATGAGGGGTCGATCCCTAACGCGTAA